Proteins encoded within one genomic window of Manduca sexta isolate Smith_Timp_Sample1 chromosome 18, JHU_Msex_v1.0, whole genome shotgun sequence:
- the LOC115441621 gene encoding serine proteinase stubble, which yields MGPPLSTWPFSHPANKHSDRKCIMNNYVDSVRVCINFTFMLLVVQILFGLGARAGPVALNLDYMQGPVPLARNIRHLPCVSRRTGQEGLCMFAIDCLKANGSHLGTCIDRFYFGSCCQIPDKTILPQIIGNNIDDNSIDSANFVHPQLEDRDHNLNKIHDLFPPKKEVTTEKPVVDTTVTEKSTTIQDRTESIELETKSDDKTTIDNNILNDDIKITTAVLVETTTKAEEIRTSETITEIPIKLSTFQTISGVNLATEKPKLETTVTIEQTTETIRLTTEPTTTSSTTTPKPTRPTRRPVRPTFTRPTYKPYNHTRPSYTQSTFKPKPVKPVTTRKPPYRNPTKRPTRKPLPSPPRLNITILPQSTSSKPTFTRPSGASITYINTTNTAEEKQTTTTTATPSTTTTTTTTTTTTTTTTTEAPIVTEKVTEPEVTETPTLTAETETEKLTTIAEVQMTETAEIAKETTEAVVTEIFTEMPTTEVVTSPFTPVSVVQSSTDFPPLVTWTSAVDAVTKAPENITEAPEDTWSPITPPEGWVLISTLSPKPEISSESPSITTITTTTTTTSAPATVEVTELYIPETSQVVTTEKSTTTTTTTKPTTSSTTITEQTKQPSTQSSTTEKVSTSSQATSPSPVSTEKPTSQADTLEFTVNVTLSPTIPTTTSSIGLTTFSSISTVNSTQSLSNQTVADNTTENLYELESKPEESTTSEPVADTTAAPVYNMSDYKDVCGRRLWQAPQGRIVGGVKSGFGQWPWQISLRQYRTSTYLHKCGAALLNENWAITAAHCVEHVPPSELLVRLGEHDLANENEPYGYAERRVQIVASHPHFDPATFEYDLALLRFYEPVKFQPNILPVCVPDDDEDYVGKTAHVTGWGRLYDEGPLPSVLQEVKVPVINNSACEAMYQAAGYNEHIPNIFICAGRTKGGADSCEGDSGGPMVVRRDRDDRFVLSGIISWGIGCAEPNQPGVYTRISEFKDWINQILQF from the exons ATGGGCCCCCCTCTCAGTACCTGGCCCTTCAGCCATCCGGCAAACAAACACAGTGACAGAAAGTGCATAATGAACAATTACGTAGACAGTGTTCGAGTGTGTATCAACTTCACGTTTATGTTGTTAGTGGTGCAAATATTGTTCGGGCTGGGAGCGCGGGCGGGGCCTGTGGCGCTCAATTTGGACTATATGCAAG gTCCCGTGCCACTAGCTAGGAATATAAGACATTTACCGTGCGTATCAAGACGGACGGGTCAAGAAGGATTATGTATGTTCGCAATAGACTGCTTAAAAGCCAACGGTTCCCATCTAGGAACGTGTATTGACAGATTCTACTTCGGGTCGTGTTGCCAAATACCTGATAAGACTATTCTTCCACAAATTATCGGTAACAACATAGACGATAACTCAATAGATAGTGCCAATTTCGTACATCCACAATTAGAAGACAGAGAtcataatcttaataaaatccACGATCTATTCCCACCAAAGAAAGAAGTTACAACTGAAAAGCCAGTAGTCGACACAACTGTTACTGAAAAAAGTACTACTATTCAAGACAGGACGGAATCCATAgaattagaaacaaaatcagATGATAAGACtactatagataataatatacttaacgaTGATATTAAGATAACCACAGCTGTTTTAGTTGAAACAACAACTAAGGCAGAAGAAATCAGGACTTCAGAAACAATAACAGAAATTCCTATTAAATTATCTACTTTCCAAACTATATCTGGAGTGAATTTAGCAACAGAGAAACCAAAATTAGAAACTACAGTAACAATAGAACAGACGACGGAAACCATTCGATTAACTACAGAGCCAACAACTACTTCATCAACCACAACACCTAAGCCCACAAGGCCTACGAGACGACCTGTAAGGCCAACATTTACGAGACCAACATACAAACCATACAATCACACGAGGCCTTCGTATACCCAATCAACATTCAAACCCAAACCAGTAAAACCCGTTACAACCAGAAAACCCCCGTACAGAAATCCAACTAAACGTCCTACGAGAAAGCCGTTGCCTTCCCCTCCAAGGTTGAATATTACTATccttccacaatcaactagttCTAAACCAACATTCACAAGACCATCGGGCGCGTCAATAACTTACATAAACACTACAAATACAGCAGAAGAGAAGCAAACTACCACCACCACTGCAACACCGTCAACAACGACGACGACAACTACAACAacaactactactactactactaccacAGAAGCACCTATTGTAACAGAGAAAGTTACTGAACCTGAAGTAACTGAAACACCAACATTAACAGCAGAGACTGAAACTGAAAAGCTGACTACTATCGCGGAAGTTCAGATGACAGAAACAGCTGAAATAGCAAAGGAGACTACGGAGGCTGTAGTCACCGAGATATTTACTGAGATGCCTACGACGGAGGTTGTGACGTCACCGTTCACGCCTGTCAGCGTAGTGCAATCATCGACTGATTTCCCGCCTTTAGTGACGTGGACAAGTGCAGTGGACGCTGTTACTAAAGCACCTGAAAACATCACTGAAGCGCCTGaag ACACTTGGTCTCCCATAACTCCACCAGAAGGATGGGTATTGATTTCAACATTATCACCAAAACCTGAAATATCATCCGAATCGCCTTCCATCACAACCATTACAACTACAACGACTACCACATCTGCTCCCGCTACTGTAGAAGTAACGGAATTGTATATACCAGAAACTTCACAAGTCGTGACAACAGAAAAATCAACCACGACAACAACCACAACCAAACCAACAACTAGTTCGACAACTATAACAGAGCAAACAAAACAGCCATCAACACAATCAAGCACAACTGAAAAAGTTTCAACTTCATCTCAAGCTACATCTCCAAGTCCAGTTTCGACTGAAAAACCAACAAGTCAAGCAGATACTCTAGAGTTTACAGTGAACGTTACTTTATCGCCTACGATACCAACTACAACGTCGAGCATAGGATTGACAACCTTCAGTTCAATCTCAACAGTCAACTCGACTCAGAGCTTGTCTAACCAAACTGTAGCTGACAATACGACTGAAAATTTATATG AGCTTGAGTCCAAACCCGAAGAGTCTACGACTTCTGAACCAGTGGCAGATACCACTGCTGCACCGGTCTACAACATGTCGGATTACAAAGACG TGTGCGGGCGTCGGCTGTGGCAGGCGCCGCAGGGCCGGATCGTCGGCGGCGTCAAGTCGGGCTTCGGCCAGTGGCCGTGGCAGATCTCCCTGCGTCAGTATCGCACTTCCACCTACCTGCACAAGTGCGGTGCGGCCCTCCTCAATGAAAATTGGGCGATCACAGCCGCGCACTGCGTCGAACA TGTGCCTCCATCGGAGTTACTCGTACGTTTGGGAGAACACGACTTGGCCAATGAGAACGAACCGTACGGCTACGCGGAGCGAAGAGTTCAGATCGTTGCGAGCCATCCGCACTTCGACCCGGCCACCTTCGAGTACGACTTGGCTTTACTCAG GTTCTACGAGCCTGTGAAGTTCCAGCCGAACATTCTGCCGGTGTGCGTGCCGGACGACGACGAAGACTACGTCGGCAAGACGGCCCACGTCACTGGGTGGGGCAGGCTTTATGACG AGGGACCCCTCCCCAGCGTGCTACAAGAAGTGAAGGTACCGGTGATCAACAACTCCGCGTGTGAGGCGATGTACCAAGCCGCGGGATACAACGAGCACATACCTAACATATTCATATGCGCTGGCCGGACGAAAGGTGGCGCTGACAGTTGTGAAG GCGACAGCGGCGGCCCCATGGTAGTACGACGGGACAGAGACGACAGGTTCGTACTCAGCGGCATCATCTCGTGGGGTATCGGCTGCGCGGAGCCCAACCAGCCGGGGGTCTACACGCGCATCTCCGAGTTCAAGGACTGGATCAATCAGATATTGCAGTTTTAA